A single region of the Malus sylvestris chromosome 8, drMalSylv7.2, whole genome shotgun sequence genome encodes:
- the LOC126631169 gene encoding basic blue protein-like, with amino-acid sequence MASQVRGSAVVTAVIVIGLCMALHGGIAHAKTFIVGDDAGWTFNVEDWTKGKTFAADDTLVFKYNKDLHNVVLVDENGYKTCTASGKEFPPGNNEIKLARGQYYFICGVPGHCDRGQKIAVTAN; translated from the exons ATGGCTTCTCAGGTTAGAGGCAGTGCAGTTGTTACCGCAGTAATAGTGATAGGGTTGTGCATGGCGCTGCATGGTGGGATTGCTCATGCCAAAACCTTCATCGTCGGAGATGATGCTGGCTGGACCTTCAACGTTGAGGACTGGACCAAGGGCAAGACCTTTGCTGCCGATGATACATTgg TGTTCAAATACAATAAGGACCTGCACAATGTGGTATTGGTAGATGAAAATGGTTACAAAACATGCACAGCCAGCGGCAAAGAATTCCCGCCGGGAAACAATGAAATCAAACTTGCGCGAGGACAATACTACTTCATCTGCGGTGTTCCTGGCCACTGCGATCGTGGCCAAAAGATAGCAGTCACTGCtaattaa